tttatttatgtattggaAGATTTGTTTGATACAACACCAATAGGGTTTGTGCACCATAACTGAAAAGGTTGATGGGTGAAGGGGCCTAGCAAAAAAACAAGATGGACTTCCTTGACCAGTAGAGTGTCTACTGCTGTGGGATCGGAGTAAGCTGATAAGAGGTTGGGGCACTCTAGTGTGCCGGATGGGAGTGCAACTAGACCTGTGTGAAAACCCTCAGAAGAACCCGACACCAAGAAATCCTCCAGGTGAGGAGAGGGGTGCGATCTCAAGTGATAAGTGAGGCTGTCCAAATTAACCTCTGTAACTCATTTCTTGGGAAAGAGCTTAGaggggtgtaacggaccgttttgcacacaagaggtgtATCGCCTGaaccattcaggcgatattccctttttcaaatgcacagacagctactgcaaacacatgaattctccaatctcctgaactggaaccaggggaatgctccaaactcccgaacaggaaacacacgaatgctgtaaacagccaaacaggaaaaaacatacgaacagtttacactcctggcaatcagcatacaatccaattcccccaataacgagacgacactttgttttgagggtcaagcagaactgatttactggggctacctgcccggcttttatgcaggtctcccacctggtggacactcccctaggggaccagatggcaaactgggaaacatattggacatggaccaatcacaagctcacaatccctcctctctgtcctggagataattgggaagtaatccaattatctccaaggacagaggcaaaactccattaaccacatggcagacaaataaTGTGTGCGCGCGTGCGCAGTGAAAGGGACCATCAGATCTCCCTACCCCCATACTGGGCACGTGCGGTGTCGGTGTGCGAGGCTGTCCTTGCTGGTTAGGCGCGTGCTCAGTGTGAGGCAGGAAGATCGGATGAATGCTCAGTGTAAAAGCTCTCCCTGCCCGCTGGTGCACACATGTGGTGTATCCCGCTGTTTGTGCCCGACGGGAGTACTTAGCCACGCGTGCGCACTGGCCGGTTACATCCCCTACCGCACACCCCCTCTTGTTGCTCCAGGCGCAGTGTGTTCCGGTGGACTACCTGACCTTCTGCGCCTGCGTGCGCTGCACTCCTCCTCCAGCTGggaaacgtcacttccggtgcggccgcaTCACAGGAAGTGACGAGTAAAACACCGGGTCTGGGGTCATTGGACTGTGTGGGTAAAAGCCTGAAGAGCTCCGCCTTCCTTGCCGTGGCTGGGAAGGGGATACACATACGGCATAACTCAGCTGCTAATTTTGGAATAGTCCATGACCTTAAAGACCTGGGACTGCCCAAGCATACAAGGGGTCAATGTGGGAGGTAAAGACTTCCTATTGTCGGCATACGCGGATGATGTGCTTTTGATGCTCGCGAGCCCAGTGGCCTCTATGGTGGCTTTACGGGATGTCCTCCATGATTATGGGGCAATCTTGGGATACAGGGCAAACTATACCATAGCAAAggatatgcccacccagaatcctatgcggtagtaacatcactgcaaacttgtgctttatgtgggaaaagcaagtcttatggtttgactggtgtgcagatttttgtttaacattgtattaactatccacagacttcaagtGGAAAGGGTTTTCAATcaaatttttttcccccaccataacctttttggtttttgatatatatattttttttaattttatacatgTAAAACCTTACtactaatgttaggaatacaggttcgTTTTCTTCTAACATTTGTATTGCTTGTACAGTTACATATGGGTACATATAACTTTTTACTATAGATTGGATGTgagttgaaaactgaattgcaaaattcatgcttaaccccttaaggaccaaacttctggaataaaagggaatcatgacatgtcacacatgtcatgtgtccttaaggggttaaacaatggtACATGTGTATACCTTATTTTTAGGAAAGcctatttctttaaccccttaaggaccaaacttctggaataaaagggaatcatgacatgtcacacatgccatgtgtccttaaggggttaaagatttttaaaacgcatgattttttttaatatattcgtATAACATTTGATAGGTGGTAAATCCTTGGCTGTTACTGAAGCTGCATAGTGTTTCCTTAGAGACATGGGAAACAAGACAGCCTCTTATACTTCAATTATATGTGCAAGATTCTTGGCATCAATAGGTCACCTCCCAAACCTGTATTTTACAGTGCCGACTGCCACACCTTTTGTTATTCAAAATTCTTACTTGAAAATAAATGCAAATGTGTCTTTCTTCCTCACAGACACTACCATACACATACGATATACCAGAAATAAAAgaactgtttttgttttgcattctGTATGTGTATTACCATACTGTATTTGTTGTGCTGATCTCACGGTGCTTCACTGTAGTACCTTTTTGTTTGGGGTCTATCATGATATTGGGAAAAAAATGTTGGATCGAGTTTCCATTGTCTGTTTTGTCATAAAACTTGCAATTCCTTTGTCTGTTCTCccactttggtgaataaacccGTTTGTGATCTGTCACTTTGAATCAGCCAAGGCATCACTATGAAGATCCCAATGCTTATCTGCTATCATTTGTAAGAGAAAGTGGTCAGAGGACGGTTTTGGGAAGGTGTACTTTGCACTGTTTGTTCCTCAGGCCATAAAAACTGTAATGTAGATGATGTAAGCAACCAATTGTAAATGGTCTACAAAAAGTGATTTGGGTAATATtacataattaatatatattttttttgttttaaagtattGTGTTGGTTAATTTCCAAGATGACCAGAACACCTTGATACAGGTGGTAATGGGCCATGCTGTTCTACAGGTAGATGTATTGAATGAAGCAGACGAGGCAACGAAAAACAGGCTTACGCATATTCTAAGCCCCCAAGAAGCCACATCCTTGTATAGCACCGAGGATCTGGAAACAAAGAAGCTGAACTTAAAGAATTGGTTGAAGCAAAATAATATCCCTGTGACTGAACAAGGGGAGTCGCAGAGAACACTGTGTGTGGCTGGTGTACTGACTATTGACCCTCCATATGAGCCAGGCAACTGCAATAGTGCTAATGAAATCATACTGTCTCGGATCCAGGGACTTATAGAAGGCTACACAAGCAGACAATGACTGCATCCTCACTTGGTTTTCCACCTTGGCATGAGCTAAGCTACAGGTTTCCTCTACTTTGTGAAACATTTCTTAAACACAACAGAAGATAGATTAGAAGACAGGGAATAGtcaatttttcctttttctaaagACCACAAACTAGCATTGCAAAGGGTCTGCCAACTTCCACGTCTTCTGTGAATCCAAATCCAATCTTCATGACTGGCATTAAACTGTACAAAATCCTAGGCtattcgtctttttttttttttttttttttttttttttttacgttgtgTTGTGGAAAACTCAGATGTGTTGAAATCTTGTACCCATGTCATCAGTATCATATTCACATATATGCACTTATTTCAGTGATCCTAGGAAtagaaaacacaaacaaatcCACCCTTCTTTAAATATAGTAATGAATGTAATTTATTGGATATTGTACATGGTGATCAACCCAGGCCTATATACATTTTAGATGACTAACCTATATTTATTCATACCATTTTGAATTGTAGCTGCAGTTTTTAGCCAATTGAGATCCAGTTAGGATTAAATCTCTGGCCAATTAGCACAAACTACACAGAATAATCTCTGCAGTCGGCTATAAAATGCAGTAttccttaaataaaaaaaaaaaagtaaacaaagtacgtgtttttttttcttctaaatatgGTCCAATGCAACCAGTACTTAAgttgaatttttaaaagaatgCAGCGATCTTTTGAAAATGTTAGCATCAATATAAAATGCCTTCTGATGTAATTACCTGTTAATGTACAGATACATTTCCAAAGTCTGTTTCCATTAGGTTTGAGAAAGCAATTTACACCTCTGGTATTGCATACTATAAATCATGAGTGCCCaagaggtagatccccagatgctgtAAAACTGCaactccatgatgctttgcatgcgcttagaatgacaaagcatcatggaaactgttttaaaacatctggggatctaccctttGGGTACCCCTTCTATAAATTGTTAGGTGCTGTTTTTCAgtcacatttaacaaaaaaaatatttcactctGTGCTtgaatccttaaaggaccactataggcatccagaccacttcagctcaaccccctagttttaaccctgcagctgaaaaccgtttcagagaaactactatgtttacactgcagagtTAATCCAGCCACTAAAGGCCATTTCCCttgatttacactgagtaaatcgcacttatgtgacgctggacatcctcacggagtccagcgtcaaataagatcccgataggaaagcatggagTAATGAATGCCTCTGGCCGCGTATTCGtctccactcggaagctgacgtcTATGGAGGCGAGGTCACCAGTgccggattaaggtaagcaaataaatggttaattacttACTTATTCGCTGCTGTTCGGGGCCCcagtcacctaaacggtgactagggctctatagaaacatagaatgtgacggcagataagaaccattcggcccatctagtctgcccagttttctaaatactttcattagtccctggccttatcttatagcattaggaatacacatttgaattccgaacgctatagtgttcctttaatgcatttgaCATTTGCCACTGCAAAGTCTTTGAAAATGTTTTAGACATTGCTGGCagtatttaatgtaatttgtattAACATTTAATGGCAACGATAAATCAGATGGATGCATTACATCTAGATAATTAACTGGCTTATGGGTTTTGTAAGTTAAACTCTACCATGAATATAATTAAGTTACATAGaaatgatttttcctgattttattaTTAAGTGaatatttgttttgttatgtAAAAAATGTGATATcgtttatatacaataaaataagataaattaaGCTTATTCCCAGTTTCACCTGGATAAAACTAGTGTTTCAGTGATACTATGCTGACTGTTTATCATTAATATTCATTAGAAATAGCATATTAAACCGTGTCCCAGTATTTGGAGCATGTTACCAGAacagtattttaataataaatgttaattttagaCAGCAATAGCTTGATGAAGGACACAGCTGTAATTTTGGGTATGTTGCTGGAAAGGGTCGAGGACCACTGGGACATCTCCCTAGAAAATCTATTAACACACATGAATGTATCACCAAAGGGCATGATTGGAAAATGTTTCACTCAACTAAATCGCAAGTTTCTAGTCAATTGTCATCTAACCCATCTCAAACCCAATAgtgttacattattttaataaacatattttaatattttagaagCCAGGATTCCTGTGGTGTTTGCAAAAAGAAATTTCattacattaataaaaataaataaatacattttaaaaacagtcCAACCGTTATATTTCATACCTTTCTTGAAATTCATTTAATAATACAGTAATGGCTTAGAACTGCTTACAGAGTATTTTGAACTACATATCGCTTTGTGGGTACTGTAACTAAAAAAACCTATGCGCCAAGGAATTGATCCAactccaactttttttttttccccaaagcataccaaaaaaacaaaaaaaaaacacattaggaaGATGGCAGATATACGCAGAGCTAAAGTTAATGTAATATATTCTTGCTTAGCTCCGTAGTGAAAGGAGTCCAAGGCCATGCAAATGATAATTATTAGTTCTTAATGGTATAACCAGTTTAGAAAATGGCAAAATGCGTTTTGTGTTTCTGATTAAAGCAAACCTGTTTTTATGCAGCATATAAAATAGATTAAATATGTGCAGGGACTCACTGGGTATAATGTTTGTACGTGCTACAAAACAATCAAATTTGGCAGTAGCCAAATAATGgacttttt
This region of Pelobates fuscus isolate aPelFus1 chromosome 2, aPelFus1.pri, whole genome shotgun sequence genomic DNA includes:
- the GEMIN6 gene encoding gem-associated protein 6 — its product is MSEWFDKNPLEWQSYVNKQVKILAHEKNEFHGWVLTIDPVSASIVLVNFQDDQNTLIQVVMGHAVLQVDVLNEADEATKNRLTHILSPQEATSLYSTEDLETKKLNLKNWLKQNNIPVTEQGESQRTLCVAGVLTIDPPYEPGNCNSANEIILSRIQGLIEGYTSRQ